In Fusarium oxysporum f. sp. lycopersici 4287 chromosome 4, whole genome shotgun sequence, a genomic segment contains:
- a CDS encoding enoyl-CoA hydratase — MAVIEVDYSGRIAVVVLNKPNKLNALTKDEFYQLARTLQEVANHDEVVATVLTGNGRFFSAGADVSVSRQMPEGTDLYRHNLTVTVASNMNLARAFYTHPKILVVALNGPVVGMAAALIAFADFIYCTRETYLLTPFASLGLISEGVSSIAFAERMGISKANEALILAKRISSKELLEAGFVNQIFNCPAESFRSEVLKEVKDRFHDGLNASSMLQIKKMIRHRSRRELDAQNVDEVFGALERNVQGIPQKEFEKLRKGQKKHKL; from the exons ATGGCAGTGATCGAGGTTGATTACAGTGGCCGCATTGCCGTCGTAGTGCTCAACAAACCCAACAAGTTGAACGCTTTGACCAAAGACGAGTTCTACCAGCTCGCACGCACACTTCAGGAGGTTGccaatcatgatgaagtGGTAGCGACTGTGTTGACAGGCAACGGGAGATTCTTTTCAGC CGGTGCCGACGTGTCGGTTTCGAGGCAGATGCCCGAGGGCACAGACTTGTATCGGCATAACTTGACCGTCACGGTAGCCAGCAACATGAATCTTGCGCGAGCCTTCTATACGCATCCAAAGATCCTGGTAGTAGCCCTCAACGGCCCTGTGGTCGGTATGGCTGCTGCGCTGATTGCTTTCGCCGATTTTATCTATTGTACGCGGGAAACCTATCTCTTGACACCGTTCGCTAGCTTGGGCCTGATAAGCGAAGGAGTCTCGTCGATAGCTTTCGCAGAGCGCATGGGCATCTCCAAAGCAAACGAAGCCCTGATTTTGGCGAAGCGCATCTCCAGCAAGGAATTACTTGAGGCAGGTTTCGTGAACCAAATATTTAATTGCCCCGCCGAGTCATTCCGGAGTGAGGTGCTCAAGGAGGTTAAGGACAGGTTCCATGATGGTCTGAATGCGTCAAGCATGTtgcagatcaagaagatgattAGACATCGATCAAGACGGGAACTGGACGCTCAGAATGTTGATGAAGTGTTTGGAGCTCTCGAGAGAAACGTTCAAGGAATTCCGCAGAAGGAGTTCGAGAAACTGCGGAAGGGGCAGAAGAAACATAAGCTGTGA
- a CDS encoding alcohol dehydrogenase encodes MSTQQVFRLHQRTSVQDLTIHTESIPEPAAHEVLIQVRTVALNFRDFAVATGKYPFPVKDDVIPGSDMAGEVVCTGNKVEGFAKGDRVIAPFDLSALYGAIPDWNHSLGGCYDGVLREYITLPGSALVKVPVESLLSYAELSAIVCTGTTAWNALYGNNPLKPGQTVLFLGTGGVSITGLILAKAAGARTIITSSSDSKLEYVKAKWGADYTINYKNNPKWSEEILKITQGHGADHIFENGGAGTIAESINSVAYGGCISVIGFLASCAQDKMPDVAALALSKGAVIRGIMVGSKQQLEEVTRFVTTNNLRLPVEKEFGFSRESVLAAFEYLTSGQHVGKISITVN; translated from the exons ATGTCGACTCAGCAAGTTTTTCGTTTGCATCAGCGTACCTCGGTACAGGATCTTACCATTCACACGGAAAGCATCCCGGAGCCCGCTGCCCATGAGGTTCTAATCCAGGTCCGAACAGTGGCTCTTAACTTCCGAGATTTCGCCGTGGCTACTGGAAAATATCCCTTCCCAGTTAAGGACGACGTTATTCCTGGTTCTGACATGGCTGGAGAAGTTGTTTGCACCGGCAATAAAGTTGAAGGTTTTGCCAAAGGAGACAGAGTCATTGCACCATTCGATTTGAGTGCACTATATGGAGCGATACCAGACTGGAACCACAGTCTTGGCGGCTGCTACGACGGTGTATTACGAGAGTATATTACTCTTCCAGGTTCCGCACTCGTCAAAGTTCCTGTCGAATCTTTGCTAAGCTATGCAGAACTGTCTGCGATTGTTTGTACAGGCACTACTGCTTGGAATGCGCTGTATGGCAACAATCCTCTGAAGCCTGGCCAAACCGTTCTTTTTCTAG GCACTGGAGGTGTTTCAATTACTGGTTTGATTCTTGCTAAGGCAGCTGGGGCCAGGACCATAATTACATCCTCATCTGACTCCAAGCTGGAGTATGTCAAGGCTAAGTGGGGTGCGGATTATACCATTAACTACAAGAATAATCCCAAGTGGTCTGAGGAAATTCTCAAAATCACACAAGGTCACGGAGCTGATCATATTTTTGAGAACGGAGGCGCTGGTACTATCGCTGAAAGCATTAATTCTGTCGCTTACGGTGGCTGCATTTCTGTCATTGGCTTTCTGGCCTCATGCGCTCAGGATAAGATGCCTGACGTCGCTGCCCTCGCTCTTTCGAAAGGTGCCGTGATAAGGGGCATCATGGTTGGATCCAAGCAGCAGTTGGAGGAGGTCACACGGTTTGTGACTACTAACAATCTACGGCTTCCGGTTGAAAAAGAGTTTGGCTTTAGTAGGGAAAGTGTTCTGGCAGCTTTTGAGTACTTGACGAGTGGTCAGCACGTTGGAAAGATTTCTATTACTGTAAACTAG
- a CDS encoding hypothetical protein (At least one base has a quality score < 10): MRIRRLWRLSSTKYGAPHPPLLPSKEEIAICHFYHSTVENLSIHDPTLSLQEQLPRLHAECRQDSALNLALEAVSLVASAEIIPHATQLGLNRYLKAVRALKEAIQTEHLGSNHQALYGVLLLCGYEVMSQMQICEPVDELFTQGYYSSCQGPEIRLLSIAANIPRLQHQSISLTQLGTTEIERIIHDANALEFQLSTWAKGLPPAWSYVTALHINSDARSEYAPRSAHRYAHFYTARVWNFYRVSQLILLSIRLRAFSALPSSLDTRKIAKRMAELVDDICATVPYLLGNDLCKMNLQLVTNHRRQEDSLLTSYSTVKRARNVQTGKFSLVWPLYVARSASEVPQGQKDWIRKQLQCLAQDGVPIAQTVCNAESQILFGRPEVFRFDCV; encoded by the exons ATGCGGATTCGTCGGTTATGGAGACTGTCTTCTACGAAGTACGGGGCTCCACATCCTCCATTGCTCCCCTCAAAGGAAGAGATCGCGATATGTCACTTTTATCACTCTACAGTCGAGAACCTATCGATCCATGATCCAACGCTTTCCCTCCAGGAGCAGCTACCGCGCCTCCATGCTGAATGTAGGCAGGATTCGGCTTTGAACTTGGCATTGGAGGCAGTGTCGCTTGTCGCTTCTGCGGAAATCATACCCCATGCTACCCAGCTAGGTTTGAATCGATACCTCAAAGCCGTTCGAGCCCTGAAGGAAGCAATACAGACTGAGCACCTAGGCTCAAATCACCAGGCGTTGTATGGTGTTCTACTCCTTTGTGGCTATGAG GTTATGAGCCAGATGCAAATATGCGAACCTGTGGATGAGCTCTTCACTCAAGGGTATTATTCTTCATGTCAGGGCCCAGAGATCCGCCTGCTTTCAATAGCAGCTAACATACCacgacttcaacaccaaagTATCAGTCTTACGCAACTCGGGACGACTGAGATAGAAAGAATAATCCACGATGCTAATGCGTTGGAATTTCAACTTTCTACTTGGGCAAAAGGTCTCCCACCTGCTTGGTCCTACGTCACTGCACTGCATATCAACAGTGATGCACGCTCAGAATATGCTCCGCGAAGCGCCCACAGATATGCTCACTTTTATACGGCTCGCGTATGGAACTTCTACCGTGTCTCGCAGCTTATCCTGCTTTCAATTCGACTCCGCGCTTTCTCTGCTTTGCCATCATCATTAGATACCCGTAAGATCGCAAAAAGAATGGCTGAATTAGTGGATGATATATGCGCAACTGTGCCTTATCTTCTGGGCAACGATCTCTGCAAGATGAACCTCCAGCTCGTCACCAACCACAGGAGGCAAGAAGACTCTTTGCTGACCTCATATTCTACTGTTAAAAGAGCCAGGAATGTACAAACTGGAAAATTCTCTCTCGTATGGCCCTTATATGTCGCCCGCAGCGCCTCGGAAGTACCCCAAGGACAGAAGGATTGGATACGCAAACAGCTTCAATGTCTTGCACAAGACGGTGTTCCTATTGCTCAAACAGTCTGCAACGCGGAGAGTCAGATACTCTTTGGAAGGCCTGAAGTATTTCGCTTTGATTGCGTATGA
- a CDS encoding acid phosphatase, protein MKDTNCLKGDSVRTGRATQSQDMIAGLFLFATGALAKVSFPPIPSDLSTPVQQRLSLDGPNSVTIGWNTYAKQAKPCVQYGSSKDNLDKQACSDISLTYPTSRTWANAVTLGNLSPATKYYYKIVSQNSVIDQFLSPRAAGDKTPFAINAIIDLGVYGEDGFTINMDQTKRDVIPNVQPSLNHTTIGRLATTADDYEFIIHPGDLAYADDWFLKPKNLLHGEEAYQAILETFYNQLAPISGRKPYMVSPGNHEAACEEIPILNNLCPEGQKNFTDFMYRFGQVMPLAFPSTSSDDAARVSANKAKQLANPPFWFSFEYGMAHVVMIDTETDFPDAPDAPGGSANLNSGPFGSPNQQLQFLEADLASVDRTVTPWLIVAGHRPWYTTGDEGCKPCQKAFEGLFYKYGVDLAVFGHVHNSQRFYPIYNGTVDAAGMKDPKAPMYIVSGGTGNIEGLSAVGKNATGNAFAYADDFSYATIRFQDAQNLQVDFFQSSTGKLLDQSKLFKSHNKQFVRQN, encoded by the exons ATGAAGGACACTAATTGCCTCAAGGGTGATTCCGTTCGCACTGGCAG GGCGACACAATCTCAAGACATGATTGCTGGGCTATTCTTATTTGCAACCGGCGCTTTAGCCAAGGTTAGCTTCCCGCCCATCCCGTCGGATCTCTCAACCCCAGTACAACAACGACTGTCGCTGGATGGGCCAAACA GTGTAACCATCGGCTGGAACACCTACGCCAAGCAAGCTAAGCCTTGCGTGCAATATGGCAGTTCAAAAGACAACCTTGATAAGCAAGCATGCTCTGATATATCGTTGACATATCCCACTTCTCGTACCTGGGCCAACGCTGTGACGCTTGGCAATCTGTCCCCAGCAACGAAATACTACTACAAGATTGTGTCTCAAAATTCAGTCATTGATCAATTCCTCAGTCCTCGGGCAGCTGGAGACAAGACACCATTcgccatcaacgccatcatTGACCTTGGTGTTTACGGAGAGGATGGTTTCACTATCAACATGGATCAAACGAAGCGAGATGTAATCCCCAACGTTCAGCCTTCTTTGAACCACACAACCATCGGCCGTCTTGCAACAACAGCTGACGACTACGAATTTATCATTCATCCTGGAGATCTCGCATACGCTGATGATTGGTTCCTGAAACCCAAGAATCTGCTTCATGGCGAGGAGGCGTATCAAGCCATTCTTGAGACATTCTACAATCAGTTGGCCCCCATCTCTGGTCGTAAGCCTTACATGGTCAGCCCAGGAAATCATGAAGCAGCATGTGAAGAGATCCCCATCCTCAACAATCTCTGTCCTGAGGGTCAGAAGAACTTCACCGATTTCATGTACAGATTCGGCCAAGTGATGCCCCTCGCCTttccttcaacctcttccGACGACGCGGCGAGAGTGAGCGCAAACAAGGCTAAGCAACTGGCAAACCCGCCATTCTGGTTCTCCTTCGAATACGGTATGGCCCATGTCGTCATGATTGATACCGAAACCGACTTTCCCGACGCACCAGATGCACCAGGTGGCTCAGCAAACCTGAACAGCGGACCCTTTGGTAGTCccaatcagcaactccaATTCCTAGAAGCCGATCTTGCATCAGTCGACCGTACAGTCACACCTTGGCTCATTGTTGCAGGTCACCGCCCTTGGTACACTACTGGCGATGAAGGTTGCAAGCCTTGCCAAAAGGCATTTGAAGGGTTGTTCTACAAGTATGGCGTTGACTTGGCCGTCTTTGGGCACGTACATAACTCACAGCGCTTCTACCCCATATACAACGGGACTGTTGATGCTGCGGGAATGAAAGACCCTAAGGCGCCTATGTACATTGTGTCCGGAGGTACAGGAAACATCGAGGGACTGAGTGCTGTAGGGAAGAATGCTACTGGCAATGCATTTGCGTATGCGGATGACTTTAGTTACGCCACTATTCGGTTCCAGGATGCTCAAAATCTGCAAGTCGACTTCTTCCAGTCATCGACAGGGAAACTCTTGGATCAATCCAAGCTTTTCAAGTCACACAACAAACAGTTTGTTAGACAGAACTAG